A genomic window from Elaeis guineensis isolate ETL-2024a chromosome 3, EG11, whole genome shotgun sequence includes:
- the LOC105042161 gene encoding non-specific lipid transfer protein GPI-anchored 14: MATFYTSSHYWVLLLVLCLFSTASSDVSSDQKECSDQLVGLATCLSFVQGNAKAPTPDCCTGLKQVLAKSPKCLCILIKDSDDPQLGIKFNVSLALRLPSLCSAPANISECPKLLNLPPNSQDAEIFKQAANTTQDKGNSTSSGSTGVSAQASSGGRSYHLGGPGWVGAEKVVRCLPFVVPALLLLT, translated from the exons ATGGCAACCTTCTACACTTCCTCCCATTATTGGGTTCTGCTGCTGGTGCTCTGCTTGTTCTCAACGGCGAGCTCCGATGTGTCGAGCGACCAGAAAGAGTGCTCGGATCAATTGGTGGGGCTGGCCACCTGCCTGTCCTTCGTCCAAGGGAATGCCAAGGCTCCCACCCCTGACTGCTGCACCGGCCTCAAACAAGTCCTTGCCAAAAGCCCCAAGTGTCTGTGCATCCTCATCAAGGATAGTGATGATCCCCAGCTTGGTATCAAGTTCAATGTCAGCCTCGCTCTTAGACTGCCTTCGCTCTGCAGCGCCCCTGCCAACATTTCCGAGTGCCCAA AACTTCTGAACCTGCCTCCAAATTCCCAGGACGCTGAGATCTTTAAGCAGGCTGCGAATACAACTCAAG ATAAGGGCAACTCGACGAGCAGTGGGAGCACGGGTGTCAGCGCGCAAGCAAGCAGCGGGGGGAGAAGTTATCATTTGGGAGGGCCGGGTTGGGTGGGAGCGGAGAAGGTGGTTCGGTGTCTTCCTTTTGTGGTGCCAGCACTCCTACTACTGACTTGA